In Pseudomonas oryzicola, one DNA window encodes the following:
- a CDS encoding di-heme oxidoreductase family protein, whose amino-acid sequence MSSSLFRLSPLLLAFALAACDDAPRFTQAEPGEALSAGQATVQRNDRNAYSLPSANLSPERRLDFAVGNSFFRNPWVIAPSTTTARDGLGPLFNTNACQNCHVRDGRGHPPEPGDSNAVSMLVRLSIPDQPYLAKVVERLGVVPEPVYGTQLQDMAIPGVAPEGKVRVSYTHQTLAFKDGYQVELRKPALQITQLGYGVMHPDTRFSARVAPPMIGLGLLEAIPEADLLANEDPDDRNHDGIRGRANRVWDDAQGKTVIGRFGWKAGQPNVNQQNVHAFAGDMGLTSALQPNDDCTPAQADCLAAANGDGAGGEKEVSDNILRLVTFYTRNLAVPARRDVGTPEVLAGKNLFYQAGCQGCHTPQFTTAANAAEPELANQLIRPYSDLLLHDMGPGLADERTEFAANGQDWRTPPLWGIGLSETVSGHSQFLHDGRARNLLEAVLWHGGEAEAARNFVLTFDAGQRAALLAFLNSL is encoded by the coding sequence ATGTCCTCGTCGCTGTTTCGACTCTCTCCCCTGCTGCTGGCCTTTGCCCTCGCCGCCTGTGACGACGCCCCGCGTTTCACCCAGGCCGAGCCCGGCGAAGCATTGTCGGCTGGCCAGGCGACCGTGCAGCGCAATGACCGCAACGCTTATTCCCTGCCCTCGGCCAACCTCTCGCCCGAACGGCGCCTGGACTTCGCCGTGGGCAACAGTTTCTTCCGCAACCCCTGGGTCATCGCGCCGTCCACCACCACTGCACGTGACGGCCTGGGCCCCCTGTTCAACACCAATGCCTGCCAGAACTGCCACGTGCGCGACGGTCGCGGCCACCCGCCAGAGCCGGGCGACAGCAACGCAGTGTCGATGCTGGTGCGCCTGTCGATCCCCGACCAGCCGTACCTGGCCAAGGTGGTCGAGCGCCTCGGCGTGGTGCCGGAGCCGGTCTATGGCACCCAGTTACAGGACATGGCCATTCCCGGCGTGGCACCAGAAGGCAAGGTACGGGTCAGCTACACCCACCAGACGCTGGCGTTCAAGGATGGTTATCAGGTCGAGCTGCGCAAGCCGGCCCTGCAGATCACCCAGCTAGGCTATGGCGTGATGCACCCCGACACGCGCTTTTCGGCACGCGTGGCACCGCCGATGATCGGCCTTGGTCTGCTCGAAGCCATTCCCGAAGCCGACCTGCTGGCCAATGAAGACCCTGACGACCGCAACCACGACGGCATCCGCGGGCGCGCCAACCGGGTATGGGACGATGCCCAGGGCAAGACTGTGATCGGCCGCTTCGGCTGGAAGGCCGGGCAGCCCAACGTCAACCAGCAGAACGTGCACGCCTTTGCCGGCGACATGGGCCTGACCAGCGCGCTGCAACCGAACGACGATTGCACCCCGGCCCAGGCTGATTGCCTGGCCGCAGCCAACGGCGATGGCGCCGGCGGCGAGAAGGAAGTCAGCGACAACATTCTGCGCCTGGTCACCTTCTACACCCGTAACCTGGCCGTGCCAGCGCGCCGCGATGTGGGCACGCCTGAGGTACTGGCAGGCAAGAACCTGTTCTACCAGGCCGGCTGCCAAGGCTGCCACACACCGCAGTTCACCACTGCGGCCAATGCCGCCGAGCCCGAGCTGGCCAATCAGCTGATTCGCCCCTACAGCGACTTGCTGTTGCATGACATGGGCCCGGGCCTGGCCGATGAACGCACCGAATTCGCCGCCAACGGCCAGGACTGGCGTACCCCGCCATTATGGGGCATCGGCCTGAGCGAAACGGTCAGTGGCCACAGCCAGTTCCTGCACGACGGCCGCGCCCGCAACCTGCTCGAAGCCGTACTCTGGCACGGTGGCGAGGCCGAGGCAGCGCGCAATTTCGTCCTCACTTTCGATGCCGGGCAGCGCGCCGCGCTGCTGGCGTTCCTGAACTCACTTTAA
- a CDS encoding imelysin family protein, whose translation MIRMPLASASLLAIAIALAGCGEGKDDKAAAPQAQAPAAASTAAAAPGAVDEAAGKAVVKHYAELVYAVYSDSLSTAKALQSAVDAFLAKPNDETLKAAREAWVASRVPYLQSEAFRFGNTIIDDWEGQVNAWPLDEGLIDYVDKSYEHALGNPAASANIIANTEIQVGEEKIDVQQITPEKLASLNELGGSEANVATGYHAIEFLLWGQDLNGTGPGAGNRPASDYLEGKGATGGHNDRRRAYLKAVTDLLVKDLEEMVGNWAPNVADNYRAKLEGEPVNDGLRKMLFGMGSLSLGELAGERMKVSLEANSPEDEHDCFSDNTHYSHFYDAKGIRNVYLGEYTRPDGSKVTGPSLSSLVAKVDPATDATLKADLEATEAKIQVIVDHALKGEHYDQLIAADNAAGNQIVRDAIAALVKQTGAIEQAAGKLGIANLNPDTADHEF comes from the coding sequence ATGATTCGAATGCCTCTGGCCTCCGCCAGTCTGCTGGCCATCGCCATCGCTCTCGCCGGTTGCGGTGAAGGCAAGGACGACAAGGCCGCCGCGCCGCAAGCCCAGGCACCGGCTGCCGCCAGCACCGCCGCTGCAGCGCCCGGGGCTGTCGACGAAGCCGCCGGCAAGGCCGTAGTCAAGCATTACGCCGAGCTGGTGTACGCCGTGTACAGCGACTCCCTTAGCACCGCCAAGGCCCTGCAGAGCGCTGTCGACGCGTTCCTGGCCAAACCCAACGACGAAACCCTGAAGGCCGCCCGGGAAGCCTGGGTCGCCTCGCGCGTACCGTACCTGCAGAGCGAAGCCTTCCGCTTCGGCAACACCATCATCGACGACTGGGAAGGCCAGGTGAACGCCTGGCCGCTGGACGAAGGCCTGATCGACTACGTCGACAAGAGCTACGAGCACGCCCTGGGCAACCCGGCGGCCAGCGCCAACATCATTGCCAACACCGAGATCCAGGTAGGCGAAGAGAAGATCGACGTCCAACAGATCACCCCCGAGAAGCTGGCCAGCCTCAACGAGCTGGGCGGTTCCGAAGCCAACGTCGCCACCGGCTACCATGCCATCGAGTTCCTGCTCTGGGGCCAGGACCTGAACGGCACCGGCCCGGGCGCGGGCAATCGTCCGGCCTCGGACTACCTGGAAGGCAAGGGTGCCACCGGCGGCCACAACGACCGCCGTCGGGCCTACCTGAAAGCGGTTACCGACCTGCTGGTCAAGGACCTGGAAGAGATGGTCGGCAACTGGGCACCGAACGTCGCCGACAACTACCGCGCCAAGCTGGAAGGCGAGCCAGTCAACGATGGCCTGCGCAAGATGCTGTTCGGCATGGGCAGCCTGTCGCTGGGTGAACTGGCAGGCGAACGCATGAAGGTTTCGCTGGAAGCCAATTCGCCGGAAGACGAGCACGACTGCTTCAGCGACAACACCCACTACTCGCACTTCTACGACGCCAAGGGCATCCGTAACGTCTACCTGGGCGAGTACACCCGCCCGGACGGCAGCAAGGTGACCGGCCCGAGCCTGTCATCGCTGGTGGCCAAGGTCGACCCGGCCACCGACGCCACCCTCAAGGCCGATCTGGAAGCCACCGAAGCCAAGATCCAGGTAATCGTCGATCACGCCCTCAAGGGCGAACACTACGACCAGCTGATCGCCGCCGACAACGCTGCCGGCAACCAGATCGTGCGTGACGCCATCGCCGCCCTGGTCAAACAGACGGGTGCGATCGAACAGGCCGCCGGCAAGCTGGGCATTGCCAACCTGAACCCGGATACCGCAGATCACGAGTTCTGA
- a CDS encoding putative bifunctional diguanylate cyclase/phosphodiesterase, whose product MKLELRNSLSVKLLRVVLLSALAVGVVLSCAQIIYDTYKTRQSVNNDAQRILDMFRDPSTQAVYSLDREMGMQVMEGLFQDESVRMASIGHPNETMLAEKSRPLQDMAMRWLTDLILGQERTYTTQLVGRGPYSEYYGDLSITLDTSSYGKDFLINAVIIFISGVLRALAMGLVLYLVYHWLLTKPLSKLIEHLTQINPDRPSQHQLPLLKGHEKNELGLWVNTANQLLASIERNTHLRHEAENSLQRMAQYDFLTGLPNRQQLQQQLDKILVDGGRLQHRVAVLCVGLDDFKGINEQFSYQVGDQLLLALADRLRAHSGRLGALARLGGDQFALVQANIEQPYEAAELAQSILDDLEVPFDLDHHQQIRLRATIGITLFPEDGDSTEKLLQKAEQTMTLAKARSRNRYQFYIASVDSEMRRRRELEKDLREALPRNQLYLVYQPQISYRDHRVVGVEALLRWQHPELGMVPPDQFIPLAEQNGSIIGIGEWVLDQACRQLREWHDMGFSDLRMAVNLSTVQLHHNELPRVVNNLLQAYRLPPRSLELEVTETGLMEDISTAAQHLLSLRRSGALIAIDDFGTGYSSLSYLKSLPLDKIKIDKSFVQDLLDDDDDATIVRAIIQLGKSLGMQVIAEGVETAEQETYIVAQGCHEGQGYHYSKPLSARELTNFLKQAQRNQVSMS is encoded by the coding sequence TTGAAGCTGGAATTGCGGAACAGCTTGTCGGTCAAGTTGCTCAGGGTCGTGTTGCTGTCGGCGCTGGCGGTCGGCGTCGTGCTCAGCTGTGCGCAAATCATCTATGACACCTACAAGACCCGCCAGTCCGTGAACAACGATGCCCAGCGCATCCTCGACATGTTCCGCGACCCTTCGACCCAGGCGGTGTACAGCCTCGACCGCGAAATGGGTATGCAGGTAATGGAAGGCCTGTTCCAGGATGAGTCGGTGCGCATGGCTTCCATCGGCCACCCCAACGAAACCATGCTGGCCGAAAAGTCCCGCCCGCTGCAGGACATGGCCATGCGCTGGCTGACCGACCTGATCCTCGGCCAGGAACGCACCTACACCACGCAACTGGTCGGCCGCGGCCCCTACAGCGAATACTACGGTGACCTCAGCATCACCCTCGACACCTCGTCCTATGGCAAGGACTTCCTGATCAACGCCGTGATCATCTTCATCTCCGGCGTGCTGCGGGCCCTGGCCATGGGCCTGGTGCTGTACCTTGTCTACCACTGGCTGCTGACCAAGCCACTGTCGAAGCTCATCGAGCACCTCACCCAGATCAACCCCGACCGCCCCAGTCAGCACCAGTTGCCGCTGCTCAAGGGCCACGAAAAGAACGAACTGGGCCTGTGGGTGAATACCGCCAACCAGTTGCTGGCCTCGATCGAGCGCAACACCCACTTGCGCCACGAGGCAGAAAACAGCCTGCAACGCATGGCCCAGTACGATTTCCTCACGGGCTTGCCCAACCGCCAGCAGTTGCAGCAGCAACTGGACAAGATCCTTGTCGACGGCGGCCGTCTGCAACACCGTGTGGCAGTGCTGTGTGTGGGCCTGGATGATTTCAAGGGTATCAACGAGCAGTTCAGCTACCAGGTCGGCGACCAACTGCTGCTGGCCCTGGCTGACCGCCTGCGCGCCCACAGTGGCCGCCTGGGTGCCCTGGCGCGGCTGGGCGGCGACCAGTTCGCCCTGGTGCAGGCCAACATCGAGCAACCCTACGAGGCGGCCGAACTGGCGCAAAGCATCCTCGATGACCTGGAAGTACCGTTCGACCTCGACCACCATCAGCAGATCCGCCTGCGCGCCACCATCGGCATCACCCTGTTCCCCGAAGACGGCGACAGCACCGAAAAGCTGCTGCAGAAAGCCGAACAGACCATGACCCTGGCCAAGGCCCGTTCGCGTAACCGCTACCAGTTCTACATCGCCAGCGTCGACAGCGAGATGCGCCGACGCCGCGAGCTGGAAAAGGACCTTCGCGAAGCGCTGCCGCGCAACCAGCTATATCTGGTGTACCAACCACAGATCAGCTACCGCGACCACCGGGTGGTCGGTGTCGAGGCACTGCTGCGCTGGCAGCACCCGGAGCTGGGCATGGTGCCACCAGACCAGTTCATTCCCCTGGCCGAACAGAATGGCAGCATCATCGGCATTGGCGAATGGGTGCTCGACCAGGCCTGCCGGCAATTGCGCGAATGGCATGACATGGGCTTCAGTGACCTGCGCATGGCGGTCAACCTGTCCACCGTGCAACTGCACCACAACGAACTGCCGCGGGTGGTCAACAACCTGCTGCAGGCCTACCGCCTGCCCCCGCGCAGCCTGGAGCTGGAGGTGACCGAAACCGGCCTGATGGAAGACATCAGCACCGCCGCGCAGCACCTGCTGAGCCTGCGCCGCTCCGGGGCGCTGATTGCCATCGACGACTTCGGCACCGGCTACTCGTCGCTCAGCTACCTGAAATCGCTGCCGCTGGACAAGATCAAGATCGACAAGAGCTTCGTTCAGGACCTGCTGGACGATGATGACGACGCCACCATCGTTCGCGCCATCATCCAGCTGGGCAAAAGCCTGGGTATGCAGGTGATTGCCGAAGGCGTGGAAACCGCCGAGCAGGAAACCTATATCGTTGCCCAGGGTTGTCATGAGGGCCAGGGCTATCACTACAGCAAACCGCTGTCGGCCCGAGAGCTGACCAACTTCCTCAAACAGGCGCAGCGCAACCAGGTCTCGATGTCCTGA